Below is a window of Camelina sativa cultivar DH55 chromosome 11, Cs, whole genome shotgun sequence DNA.
GTGGCAGGATGGCTacggatcttggatcaccatctctGTTCGGTTACCGTCGTCCAGGCTCACCGGAGGTCCTATTCCGGTTGAGCATCCGCATAAGTGGACGGCGGCTGCAACGAGTTTTTCGTttgtagattagggtttcaCGGACCACGGTTTAGTTTGGTATGTGAACCCGATCGGTTTTGTTTTCCAacggtttagttcggtttgaTGTAAATGAGTTGGACCCTTTGGGATTTCTATATGGGCCTACTCCGGAAATAGCCCATTGggcattatatttttataaatcgaatatcttttaactaaaaaaaatgtaaatctatactaataaaaagtaggagctataagctcctaaggccatccaaataggattttaaaaaaccaatagaaatttgacatatcacttattaacattttatacaatttccagaattttctatataaagaattattttaaacaacctatcaggatttgacatgtcattcattaacattttttaaatttacagaattttttagaaaaaagaaattttttaaatttatggaaatcaaagaactaagcacaatatcccacatcggctagaaattttttagacaatggttcagaaccagtataaataagattaatatgcttccaacaacgaatgagcaggaaagcttgatttatcaggcgtccaagtttaaaagttttatttggtttgatctggttttttatttgatcaaattaaaactttaaacattttcaaaaaaatattataatatttaaaatttttaaaagtttaaatattataaatattgaaacttttaaaagttcttagcttttaaaaagtttttaaatattataagttttaaattttaaaagtttaaaatattattaatatagaaactttttaaaaggttcaaattttatatttcgaaaccttttaaaagattaaaatattaaaaatatgtataacataaattatcttatttatctacgtttgtgctttttatttcttatgagttgtaaatcttatttttgtctatgatttatagatgagttgatattctttcattttgttttttttatctttttttttttatttttatgagaaaagaaatgattttttttattgcagtttgatgggttaacaagttgtgtggtagtctaaaaaggtttttcagtagaaaattgtaaagaagttgacgaggaagaagaagaaaaagagtataacgaagaacaagacggtaaaagtaacgatgataattaccacaaaatttgacaatgaaaatgaaaagaaagaatatgaaaaataagaaaacattgaataaaaaacacgaaaacgtAGGTGGTaacaatcaattaaatatgaaaacgagttaaattcatgatgttaaaatggtttgttttttttgctggtcaaagaaatagttTAGCATATGTGAGGTCATTAGTTTGATTTGTCTCGCCTGGATGTCGAGTTAAagtcatgatttttttaatcagaaTTGATTTTATNaccagggttacggttgtcacggttaaggtttattaaccatcggttatggttagaaatttttgtaaccttaaccagaaccgtttaacaaacggttaaacggttacgtttaaatacggatacggttcaagcggttactgttatatacggttatagttatttgataatatgatacggttgatattatttgatgatataatataattggtattatttatttataattaatatgttcttatagtgtactcatatttctatatatcatatgattcatattaaataaataattattagtatattttattatgtttttaaaatagtataaaccaagtaaggattttagtttgagaagtttctaaacgcgtggatctaaaaccaaataagtatatggataaaattgtcaataattgggtgcatgtgttgactatgctggtaatcatgaatttcacaaattttatgagaaaagaaatgattttgtttttggagtttgatgggttaacaagttgtgtggtagtctaaaaaaaggtttttcagtggaagaatgtgaagaagttgacgaggaagaagaagaaaaagagtataacgaagaaccaaacggtaaaagttacgatgacaattaacacaaaatttgacaatgaaaatgacaagaaagaatatgaagaataagaaaacattgaataaaaaacacgaaaacataggtggtagcgatcaattaaatatgaaaacgagttaaattcatgattataaaattgtttcgtttttctgatggtcaaagaaaatggtttaggatatgtaaggtcatcagtttgatttgcctcgcctggacgtcaagttaaaattttgatttttttttatcagatttgattttataacataactgatttttatattttaaaagattgtgtatctgaaatttaattctttttcttagtactaattttaattttttttataagataatattttattatcgtaattaattatatataatttttattaaaatatataaaaagatgacTAAGGGCAATAATAAAACCtagttataataaaattttaaaatttgtattcgTGTGCACCTctaataacaaaatcaaaagaaaacattagaAGGGCAATAATGTCATAAGCAAcgaatactaaaaaaaaaaacgtgttggataaagaagaaaaagatgagattCGCAGAAACAACAAAAGCCGTAGGACCACGTACGTAGCAGCCGCGTCCGACTTCATCATCACACACACACGCtcttttcctataaatactcttcacGTCACTCACTCATCTTCAATTCTCCAATTCCTTCTCTCTTCACATcctccagaaaaaaaaaagaatcgatcttgctctctctctctctctctctctcacttatATGTCCAATCCTTGTGCTCAGactaaaccgaaccggaaaACCAGCTTCAGAGATCGGTGCTTACTAATGGCTAAGCAGCAACGAACTCGGCTTTACATCCTTCGGCGATGTGTCTCTATGCTGCTTTGTTGGCACGACCACTCTATTCCTGATTAGGACGATAATCTCTGTCCGAATCATGATACTCGGAACTGACCAAAGAAGTAGAAATCAGAAGAATGTGCAGTGCCAtctacaattttttgttttttttcttatttttatggTTCTTTTGCTTTTAGAATCGTTGGAGAATCTTTTGTGATTTGAGAAAGATTTTAAAGATTGGGCCCTTTTGGGCCTTTGCACATACTGTGAATAACATATGAACCTCTTTTTTATACTCGATGTCTAATTTTCTATGTCATTAATCATTGTACTAGTAAGATAAcgaattttttttagtatcatATTATCATCGTTAAGAAAGATAAAGAAGTAGTAGGATCACTAAAGCCAAAAAAGGGAAGACTCCAACTCTCCAAGTCCAAGCACTCAGATTGGTCTGTGATATGATATCGTCTATTGGATTCAAGTTCTTTTAGTGTGATAACTAATCTACAAACAAGTTCTTTTAGTTCGTAAGAAGCTTCAGGTTTTGGCTAAAGCAGATATCTCTTTTTCAAAGATAAAATATTTCAGCCAACCCAGTAATTATATCAAACTTGTCAAGCTGCATGGATTAAGTTTTGGGATCTTTTACAAATCATTTACTAACGGAGTTGGAGTTGAACTTGATTTATATGTGGGGACAGTCTTCGTCTAATTGAAACTTgaattgaaatcttaacaactAAAAGTTACTGAAATCGAGTTCTAGGACGAAAGTAGatcttttattaatattttttcaaattattaactAAAAATGATATTAACTGAATGCATTTAAAAGATAAAGGTTATACTAAAACGggaaattaaaaccaaactatTATTTTTCTCCATTATATTACTTCAaggtaaagaaaataacaaagtaTCACCAAATAAATACAATCCATTATCATATCAAGTTTCTCATGATAGATATTAGTTTGACTATATTTCATTACGAAATAGAACATGCATTAGGATTTTCATCACTAAACATCATATATCTGGACATCTCTTTTTCATCAGCACTACTTGGGTTGATATAAATATCTCTATCCATTTCaactttttcatctttctttataGGTTCTTTGTCCTTTTTCTTCTGCTCCATTTTGTTTATCCTTTTACgcatttttttcttaagtttgtTCAATAATTTTTCCTTATCAAAATCACCCGTGATTATAActttttgattttctatatCGACTGCACATGTTTTGACTCCTATTCATACATGATTCAAAAGAAATGAATACAATAcacattttgttatatttcttatttcattaatataaatataagtaaTTACCTTCAAATTTAGAAATAACTTTTCCGACGTCTACCTCAAACTTCTCACATAGAAATGCCATATGAATTTCGACTTCTGTtgtactataaaaaaaaagcatgaagAGTTAGAACACATGTAATATCCtaagaaaatagttttttggAACTTTCGTAATTAATCAAAACTATTAACTAGCGAGAAGTAAAGTGATACACCTTGTTTGAGGTTTATCAGTTTTTTTCTGTTCTTCATGATTCTCTGTAATTATCTCATCTTCCTCATTGTCTTCCTGAACTATTTCaggttcatcatcttctttctcaaccATATCACCTTTCTCATTCACCTTTAAGATTTCTGCCTTTTTGCCAGTTTTTTTCTTGAGAGCTTTCAATAGCTCCTCCAAATTAAAATTACCACTAACCATAACTTTTTGATTAACCATATCTGTTGTACATGCTTCAACTCCTAGAAATcacatataatttaaatttattattataacataatTAGTACGTTATCCTTAATAATATATGTGATCGgtccaaagataaaaatatcCAAAGCTTTGTGACCATTTTTCatcatgatattttaaatttttcctACAATTCCATtaactcataatttttttaagaaatttaaatatataatatgttaaacattaaaaatagattaaaaaatcagcaaaaacacttattttctgagaaaaaataaaaccaaaaagatagtttaaaattatcaattacaccaaaatataaaaatacaaagtattcaaaaatatttaattcaatGCAAAAgcgaaatatataatttgtatcacAAATATGATCTATATAGTATATTGGGAATATGAACTATAGatctataacatatatatatattttgcttgcCTTCGAATTTGGAAATAGCTCTTTTGACATTTTTTACGCAGTTTTCACAATGCATCCAAACCTTCAACTCGGCGTCAGTTGTATTGCTgaacatattttcaaaagagaaaacaaatagcATCATAAGAACAtataaaagacacaactcttatttaatttacatagatatgaagaaattaaaacTATTATGTCATTCTACTTTTCAGGAATATTCCGTCGTGACCGCTTTGGCAAACAACCCATGGCTATCTAactctaaataaaatatattaattgttttagaATTATCTCAGACTAAATTTGTAAGAAAGTAAACACTTaagaaataagagaagaaaatttttgttgatcaatttgtttttcctagcagaaagataaaaatatacatagaacttatatagaaaatattttccttaaaaGATTTCACAAAAATTTGCCTTAATACAGATGTAAGAAAAACAGATACTTTTCtagattttcttatttgtttgtatctaacaatttaatcataatttagggggaaaataaaaatgtggctttcctattaatatatattaaattttgaatctcaAATAGTcacatttaatttttcttttctaaaataactcatgttatttatttctatggtattcttaagtaaaaaagaaatagtacttttatcatctttttatttactttcatatCATTTAAAACATGTCAGATTAAAAGACACAACtgttatttaatttacatagatattaagaaataaaattattatgtcaTTCTACTTTTCAGGAATATTTCTTCATGACTGCTTTGAGAAAAAATTCATGGCTATCTAACTCTAAGAAAGTATATTAGTTGTTGAAGTCAgcctaaatttttaataaataagagaagataattttaaagataaagaactaatttttattgaccaacgtttttttttctagaagaaagataataatttacattggacttatatagaaaatattttcttaaaaagattACACAAAATTTTCCTTAATACAGATgtaagaaaacatatatttttctatattttttatttgtttgtatgtaaaaatttaatcataatttagggaaataaataaatatgtttctttcctattaataaattttattttaaaatctcaaaatttccatttcatttttctttctctgaaataaacctttttaatttatttatatggttTTCTTAAGTCAAAAAGAAATAGTAcctttattatctttttatttactttcatatCTCTAAAAACATGTTAGatttgtgaaatatatatatgacatctGTAAAAATAAGACTACATATAAGTATTGGAGAAACAATACATGAAAGATTTATTGGATGAAAAGGGTTTTTCTTGAAACgacccaactttttttttttaataataaataataataataataataataaataaactataactaATAGTTCCATATCCaatagccacctaaccacaatcacaaccaacagcggaataacaattaccaataaccaataaatatccaataataaataaccaatattaaaccataaaaataatccaataatttaTCATcatgaaacatgaaaccagTAACCTAACAAtattctaatgactcaactctagcaacctagcaatgtcagGCAACATCCAAttaagtccctagaacatcctcctctttattgtcttgattccacgatcacactttgcctttacctgcaccacaaacacatattgagatgcatgggTATTTGATAAACACACAATGAGACAAttctcccatctattgggctatacacacaagcaataagatctctacatgccgcatacaacaaacaatacaaacaaaccaggcaatatgcAAAGCAATCACGTCATCGTCGTAACTGaggaagggtgtcgaccgaatccaagtggtgtcgaccaacactgacACGTGCTCGACAAAACCCGAAACCCTagtggtgtcgactgacacctccaaactggtgtcgatcgacaccgatgccgagcatcgattcccttcgatcagaaactccgaatctcgcctaaaagcttctccaatccgctccaagCATTCCCAGAAGCAAAACCCAGCCACAAAAGTCCCGAAAAACCATAGGAAACTCAATAGAAACAATCACATAAgcacaaaattacaaaaagctagagatcttagcttagataagccatggtcatgcactcacctctttggaGGAAGATTTTAACCAACAATgaacgaatccacactcccagaaagcttcccacacgttcctagccttgaatcctcactcccacagcaagatctcacccacaaagccttgaaatctcacaaaaactcacaaaactcaagaacaaactcttcttttttgttctttctctgtttcagcGGCGAGACAAcaataaaacacgacctaggtcgtttttctcacttaatagtctggttctatggttttttcctaaaccaaaccgaccaaaatcgccAATTGAAACCCTATGGTCGAACCAGACAgaattggtgtcgaccgacaccaccatggtgtcgatcgacaccctcccccaaaactcacagttttggttcgcgggcgttacaattctcccccaccaacctAGATTCGTCtacgaatctcgaacaaccatcagctaaggactcctgtgcaaccgtctccacgacccgcactcctccgaccgatctacggaagGTCATCTCTAGGCGATAGAATCACGTTCcatgcattatttgctctcgacttttggactttcctttactcacaggcctaaaccttgagtttttattggcttctcatcaggccgaagcctgcatgccataatattggctccttatcgggcctaagcccgcatgccataatatatagggaaaaatccaatactagtctcttgggttgccaccctacaacgtgcccccagatcgtcatccgaagtcgatataccaaccatactcccaagccacaaagtctcagaatatggcagtactaggagaacgtaaatcccccaagagtcgcgagcaaacaattctgaacacgtctgagtcctatccctatccaagcttccttcccgtggctcgcgtaagacatcacAATGttctaccaaccacatatcccctcactaggATACCTCATGaacacacatggatcatctcactgccactagggccgccacaaaggccaaacaaatgtcctaaacaggactgccaccaaggccaaacaaatgtcctaaacaggaccgccaccaaggccaaacaaatgtcctaaacagaaccgccaccaaggccaaacaaatatcctaaacaggaccgtcacaaaaaccatctgtcccaaaggaccgtcacaaagaccatctgtcccgaaggaccgtcacaaagaccatatgtccggaaggaccgcctaaacaggcactctagctaaacaacccgccacaaaggccactcatctggctaaacagcccgccacaaaagccacacaattGGTTAAAcagccgccacaaaggccacacacgacTAAACAGCTAGCCCGCCACAatggccacacaatgtctcaaaagaccacCACACatgggcacaatgactcaaagtccgccactaaggccacacaaacccctccaaggctcacaaccactaaaatagacaaattctaactcacgtaaaactttccatttttagcactttccccttttggaaactttccacttttggaaacttctgtttaaggaaactttcctccaaaaaccccgcctcacggaaactttgtaccccgagcaccacctaaTCTTGTTctttagtcgcacaaccaaccaccccaagcgaccaagtaaacaagagagatgggctggaatactccattcccgctccagccacggattacagatgggaccaggctagacaagctcaagtcgcggcttgctctcgaaccacttcttaaaccttgccttcatcctcgcctctggctcccaagtctgctcctcaacaccatcacagtcccaaaggactctcatcaaaggaatcttcttcttccgaagttctttgatcctcctctcgagaaccctcactggtctcgcctccaaagtcatgttaggctgaagatcctcaagaatcttagctaacaactgatcatcctcacggagacacttctgcaacatagacacatggaaaaccttatggaaagcACGCATAATCTCAGGTAACTCNcactggtctcgcctccaaagtcatcttaggctgaagatcctcaggaatcttagccaacaactgatcatcctcacggagacacttctgcaacatagacacatggaaaaccttatggaaagcacgcataatctcaggtaactccagtctatatgccactggtccaacccgctctatcactctgaacggacctatataccttggactcaacttagtctcagtcaatgacctgttcagaccccgcaacatggccatcttgaggtacactctgtctcctacctgaaactcaagatctcttctcctcttatcagcataac
It encodes the following:
- the LOC104723864 gene encoding heavy metal-associated isoprenylated plant protein 22-like; translated protein: MVNQKVMVSGNFNLEELLKALKKKTGKKAEILKVNEKGDMVEKEDDEPEIVQEDNEEDEIITENHEEQKKTDKPQTSTTEVEIHMAFLCEKFEVDVGKVISKFEGVKTCAVDIENQKVIITGDFDKEKLLNKLKKKMRKRINKMEQKKKDKEPIKKDEKVEMDRDIYINPSSADEKEMSRYMMFSDENPNACSIS